Genomic window (Deltaproteobacteria bacterium):
GTCGTGGACTTTGTGCCGGATCCCGGACTGCCCCTGGCCCGCCTGGACGCGGAGCGTCTGAGTCAGGCCCTGCTCAATCTGTTCCTCAACGCCGTGCAGGCCATGAACGCCGGCGGCGTCTTGGGCGTCGCGGCGGGTCTGGAAGGCGGCCGCCTCGCCGTGCGCGTCACGGACACGGGCCAGGGCATGCCCCCGGAACTTCTGCCGGACATCTTCAATCCGTATTTCACGACCAAGCCTTCGGGCACGGGCCTGGGACTGGCCATCGTGCACGGCATTGTCGAGGCCCATGGCGGCGAGATCACGGTCCACAGCCAGATCGGGCAGGGCACGGAGTTCACCCTGTTCTTCCCGCTGACTCCGGAGCACTCATGACCGCGAACATCACCATTCTGGTCGTGGACGACGATCCCGGGCATCGGCACATGCTCACCACCTTGCTGGCCGATTGGGGCTATGTCCTGGAGGGCGCGGCCAGTGGCGAGGAAGCCGTGGCCCTGTGCCGGGAGCGTCCCTTTGATCTGCTGCTCATGGACGTGCGCATGGCCGGCATGTCCGGCATCGAGGCCCTGCGCGCCATCAAGGCCCACAACCCGGCCATCCCCATTTTGATCATGACCGCCTATTCCAATGTCGAGTCGGCCGTGGAGGCCATCAAGGCCGGGGCCTACGATTATTTGACCAAGCCGCTGGATTTCGACGACCTGCGTCTGACCCTGGACCGGGTTTTGGACCATGCGTCCCTGCGTCATGAAAACACGGCCCTGCGCGCCACCCTGGACGCGACCTTCGATCCCGGCGGAATCATCGGCCAAAGTCCGCCCATGCGCCGTCTTCTGGACATGCTGGCCGCCATCGCTCCGTCCGAGGCCACGGTGCTCATCACGGGCGAATCGGGCACGGGCAAGGAGCTCATCGCCCGGGCCATCCACGCCAACAGTCAGCGCCGCAAGGGGCCATATATCGCCGTCAACTGCGCCGCCCTGACCGAGACCCTGCTCGAATCCGAACTGTTCGGTCACGAAAAAGGGGCCTTCACCGGGGCCGAGCGTCGGCGCGAGGGGCGTTTTTGGGCCGCGAACACGGGCACCATCTTTCTCGACGAGATCGGGGAAATTCCCCTGGCCATGCAGGCCAAGTTGCTGCGCGTCCTTCAGGAGCGCGAAATTCAGCGCGTCGGCGGTGACCAGACCCTGAAGGTCGATGTGCGTGTCGTGGCCGCCACCAACCGCGATCTGTGGCGGGAAGTGGAACACAAGGCGTTTCGCCAGGACCTCTATTACCGTCTGAATGTGGTCACCCTGGCCCTGCCGCCCCTGCGCGAGCGGCGGGAGGACATTCCGCTCCTGGCCAATCATTTTCTGACCCGCTTCGCGGCCAGGAACGGCAAGACCATCAAGGGGTTCACGCCCGGGGCCATGGATCGCCTGCTCAAGCATTCCTGGCCGGGTAACGTGCGCGAGCTGGAAAACGTGGTGGAGCGGGCCGTGGTGCTGCTGGTCGGGGAGTATATCGGTGAACGGGAACTGCCGCCGGCCCTGGCCGCTTCCTGCGCGAGCACCAATTCGGGCCTGTCCGGCCTGACCCTGGAGGAGCTGGAACGTCGTGCCGTCCTGGACGCCCTGGACGCGGCCGGCGGCAACAAGAGCGAGGCGGCCCGCCGTCTGGGCATCACCCGCAAGACCATGCACGCCAAACTGGCCAGGTACGCGCCGTCGGTTCCGCCGGATGATTCGTCACTCTGACACAACACGGAGACCTCCCATGACCACCTTTGCCCTTCATCCCACCCTGACCGCCGATTGCCACGTCCTGGGCGCGTGGCGCGGATTGCGCCTGCTGCTGCACAGGGACGCCCAGGTCCGATGGTTCATCCTTGTCCCGGAAACCGGGGCCACGGAATGGCACGACCTGCCCATCGCCACGAGGGACCGCCTTCTGGCCGCGTCCTCGGCCCTGGGGGCCATGCTCAAGACCGAGGACGGGTGCGACAAGATCAACATCGCGGCCATTGGTAATCTGGTGCCGCAGTTTCATTTCCACGTCATCGGCCGTTGGCGGACCGATCCATACTGGCCCGGCGTGGTCTGGGGTCGAGTCGTTTCGGGGCATGCCTACGCGGACGAGGCCATTGCCATCCTGGCCCGGCGCGCTCTGGCTTGCCTCGTCTGCGTGGACAAGACGGAGTGATCGATTTTGTGTGTATTTTTATGATGATGGACGCATCATGGCCAAAATAGGACTGTATTTTTCAATGCGGCATGTCGTTTTTCATGGAGTTCTGTGCTCGTGACAAAATGACACATGTGTGCCGCCCGTACACAGTGGCGGCTCAAAATGATCCATGCGCGCGCTCTTGGTATTGCATATCGGGGGCGCTTTTTTTTGGCGCTGCATTCTGGTTGTGCATCAATTCCGAGAGATTGCCAGATTGCTACAATTTTGCCTGTCCTTGTCGAGAATGGCGGGGGTGAGCCAGAAAAATGCATTCATCTAAAAAAGTCATCATAAACTCGGAGTGTTGGATATGTATTTCAAAAATGTAGGAAAAGGTCTCCTCGTGCGCGCATGTCTGGCATGAATCTTTAATGTCGCGAGCGGCGGACTGGTTTTCGAACCGGGCCATTCGAGGGCAGGTCGGGTTGCGCGTGAACGCGTTTCGCGGCGCTGGTTTTAATCGATTATCTTTTTTGTCTCCCGTGGCAAAAAACGCACGAAAAAAGGAGGCGGCCTTTGCATATGCGTGGATGACCTTCAACCGATTGACGGAGGAAAAAAGCATGACTCTTGTGATTTTGGTTGCGATTTCAATGATGTGGTTCCCGGTGGGGCTTTTTTTTCTTGGATCCGGCGACGCCAAGACCTGTGGCATGATGACGTTTTGCGTCGGAATCGTCACCGTGCTCGGTGGATTTGTCCAAGCCCTTCTTCCAACTCCCAATCTTTGGGATGCAAGCATTCTGATCCCTTTTGGCCTTCTGTATCTGGTCATTGGCCATGCCCTGCTATGGGGCGTTGAAAACATGAAATCCGTGGGCAATGCGAGCCTGATGCTATCCGCGCTCTGCGCCATCTATTCCCTCGCCAACCTGCGCGGCTTTCCCGAGGGACTGGGCAAGGTCGCTCCGAGTCCCTATCTGGCCTTTATGTTCGCCACGTTCACGGTGCTTACCGCCCTGGTCTGGGCCAACTGCCATGACAAACTTTCCGGCAA
Coding sequences:
- a CDS encoding HIT family protein; this translates as MTTFALHPTLTADCHVLGAWRGLRLLLHRDAQVRWFILVPETGATEWHDLPIATRDRLLAASSALGAMLKTEDGCDKINIAAIGNLVPQFHFHVIGRWRTDPYWPGVVWGRVVSGHAYADEAIAILARRALACLVCVDKTE
- a CDS encoding sigma-54-dependent Fis family transcriptional regulator, with the translated sequence MTANITILVVDDDPGHRHMLTTLLADWGYVLEGAASGEEAVALCRERPFDLLLMDVRMAGMSGIEALRAIKAHNPAIPILIMTAYSNVESAVEAIKAGAYDYLTKPLDFDDLRLTLDRVLDHASLRHENTALRATLDATFDPGGIIGQSPPMRRLLDMLAAIAPSEATVLITGESGTGKELIARAIHANSQRRKGPYIAVNCAALTETLLESELFGHEKGAFTGAERRREGRFWAANTGTIFLDEIGEIPLAMQAKLLRVLQEREIQRVGGDQTLKVDVRVVAATNRDLWREVEHKAFRQDLYYRLNVVTLALPPLRERREDIPLLANHFLTRFAARNGKTIKGFTPGAMDRLLKHSWPGNVRELENVVERAVVLLVGEYIGERELPPALAASCASTNSGLSGLTLEELERRAVLDALDAAGGNKSEAARRLGITRKTMHAKLARYAPSVPPDDSSL